The genomic stretch CTCGTTTTGATTCGATACGAGATACtattataaaattgtttaatttcatGAAAAAGTTAGCGGAGCGCAGATCCTATTTTCATACattaattttacaataaaatattagtgtagtgatttagtagaatgtgagttcACTATttgctaaaaatgaaaaaaaatgcgTTTGTAAATTGCAGACgtcccaaaatagaaaactaAGTCATTATTTCAtgaatagataaaataataaattcatgctTACCACTGCtaaaaaaagagtgaactacataaatggtacttgatctttcactttcgcacgtaaatggtacctgatctttattttatatcgttttttgtacctataaatcacatttttagtacctgatgcaattttcaccccaaaataccctctaaacaaattcacttttccatttgtgtcataAAAGATATTTTAGGCATtgacaaaactagtatcaaaagtgatattataatatcttctctcggtctcctcactctttatactattattattaatcaatattaatattattattttgatgttatacatcattaatttatttatttattaatatcattttaatatatttaatcataattatagttataattatatttaattattataataatattattgttataatagtaaaaactagcagtaattaataaataataattatgattttatattaaattaataactattcaatatagtcttaatcaaaatttaaaattgtgaattgtattcataatgataaagagttgaatattattagttaggtgtttcaaccctaaaatgactataaataatttaattaaaaatattcaattgatttaattattttaaataactaatttaattatgtgttttgttattgattatattatggatgcaattagatgtatgtataaaacactaaaaagaaagaagaaaaagaagagaaaagaaaaaagaggaaacataaactaaggagaaaaaagaaagaagaaaggaagataaaatactaaaaagaaagaagaaaatgaagaaaaaagaaagaagaataaactaaagaagaaaaaaaaataagaaaggaagaaaaaaaatcacatatttggttatatttgattgaaatttccaaaaatatccaccataacaaaaaaatcacatgtttggtacctagggttatttttatcatggggtaccaaaaacgatataaaataaagatcaggtaccatttatgtgcgaaagtgaaagatcatgtACTAtgtccgtcccatagtagatgtcacactttcctttttagtttgtcccacaaaagatgtcacatttccttttttggaaaaagttatctcccacattaatataaatatattattttctttttccatttaacacacaaaacaacacctcttaaaatctcgtgtcaatcCCCAAGTATGACATCTttcttgggacggaggagtaccatttatgtagttcactcaaaCCAAAAAAAACTCATGAATGATcccaattaaatatattaatgcatATAGTTTATTAATGGAATGCAGCATATATAGCATGTATGTTTAAAACCTATAAACATGAATTATAAGAATTTAATTCTATTCCAAAGCTATTGACATTTTTCACAACTTATTTTTTCCTAATCATATTGCAATATTTGGGACAAGACATAAAAACATTATTCTCAACGAGAGGGTCTTGTTCAATATTAAGGACACGTGTAATAATCAATAACAAAAGCAGAAAAAGTGATAAAATATTCCAAAGAATAGGAAAAAGGAAATTTTATCTCATGTACTATCTAAAAACAAATCCAACTTTATCATGTAAAGATATCAAAGCGCAAAATCGCAGCATATTTCATGAATTCTCTGGATTGGACGTCAACTTTTTAAATCTTTATCTCTTCGTCTATATATATAGCACCCTAAGCAACATCAAATGTAGCTCAACttcaaatacatttaaaaagGTGTTATTTTGCAAGAAATGGATACCATTGTTAAGTTAGGAAGTGAAAGTCCAGTGGTGATATTCAGCAAGAGCAATTGCTGCATGTCGCATACGATTGATACGTTGATACGGGGCTACGGGGCGAACCCTAGGGTTTATGAGCTCGACCGGATGGACGAGGGGGACAAAATGGAAAAGGAATTGATGGCATTGGGGTGCAACCCTAGCGTGCCGGCTGTGTTCATAAACAAGGAGTTCGTAGGTGGCTCGAATGAGGTCATGAGCCTCAATATTAGAGGCAAGCTCAAGCCCTTGCTCATCAAGGCCAATGCTATTTGGGTATAGATGGAATTAATTAGGGTAAGAGAGTAGTTAATAAAAGAATACATAAGTTAAATTTTGAGCATGTTTATATATCATGTTATAGAGTTAGTGTGTGAGGCCCTTGTCCATTTAACATGAGTAGATATCTATGTGGTTCATATGTAGACACAAACATGTATGAAGTGGGTTATTAATAGATCATTTACTAAGTCtctctttttaatttgtaactATGAATATATGTGACAGCTGTTTTTTGATTGTTATATGATCTTCTATTCACATGtatgatatttatatataaatgtatgtTAAATATATCTCATGGGCAGAGTTTAAAGTGcagatcatatatatatatatatatataaaaggtagtgatcaagatataactatttttaagggtataactagagaacaaatctcagccacacatcttaatggaacaaatattattaattttaataaaataaaatatgctgagggtatttttggaaattactttctgaattaaaacatgcgatCAAATTACGCGAAAtcttccaaatctgcgatcctttcttcttccaaatcgTAATTCTGAGCTGGGGGTGGCGCCGGAGAGGATACTGGCGGCGGTGGGGGAGCTGGCAAAGGCGATCGGGGCGGAGGGGCTGTTGGCGGATTCAATCGTCGCGCCAATGCTGAAAAAACCCCAAATCAAAACCTACCTCTACGTCGGACTCACCGGAATCAGCGTCGGCGGGTAAGGAGACGCAACGATGAGCTGCCGTAGAAGAGAAGCGGAGTTTCGGAACAAGAGCGGGGCGCGGTGGCTGTAGACTCTAAGATTCGTCTTCAATATAGTTAGTTTCCGTCTACGTTTAATGTTACTGATGTATCTTGTGATTTTActacactcttgtttacaaaacatcactcttgttctgattttacttcactcttgttctgatttcacttcactcttgttcacaaaacacatcactcttgttctgatttcacttcactcttgttcacaaaacacatcactcttgttctgatttcacttcactcttgttctgattttacttcactcttgttcacaaaacacatcactcttgttctgatttcacttcactcttgttcacaaaacacatcactcttgttctgatttcacttcactcttgttcacaaaacacatcactcttgttctgatttcacttcactcttgttctgattttacttcactcttgtgcacaaaacacatcactcttgttctgattttacttcactcttgtttacaaaacatcactcttgttctgattttacttcactcttgttcacaaaacacatcactcttgttctgattttacttcactcttgttcacaaaacacatcactcttattatgattttacttcactcttgttcacaaaacacatcacttttattgtgattttacttcactcttgtttacaaaacatcactcttgttctgattttacttcactcttgttcacaaaacacatcactcttgttctgatttcacttcactcttgttcacaaaacacatcactcttgttctgatttcacttcactcttgttctgattttacttcactcttgttcacaaaacacatcactcttgttctgattttacttcactcttgtttacaaaacacatcactcttagcatgattttacttcactcttcactcttagcatgattatttttgggacaattcaacattgatattataattagatcagagcaagaagaaacagaaaggggctacatctgaaatgcatagctaaaatctcacaaaattcaaatactacactacatcccatcataaaaattgcaacgatagcttatcacctaatgttaattccctaattaaaggaaatcaaaactaagaaaaacagaagaTAAATTGGGAAATGCAGGCTAAATTATATCATAGATCTGTGTGTTCCCGCTCGGGGTCAGATGCCACGATCATGTGCGACAAGATGTCGTAGAGCGGCCCGCCCTTGGCCATcgcctccttcttctccttgatcaccgcgatgagctccttccggagcgccgccgccgccttgttGACGGTGGCGGTGTTGTTGGCCGCTGGAAGAGTGATGATTGGAGACACCGATGCAGATTCCTTCGTCGGGGAAAGAGAGTCACTTGAATCgcgaaaatattgataatttccAATCGAATTCCTCTTCAATCGGACGAATCGGCGGTAGGAGAGCTGAGAACTATtttgcagaagaaggaagaggaggagaagagaagaatgcggtttctttttcaaatgccaatgatgtaatctaattttggatgtgcaatgaccattatacccccgccttattattgtggagtaaatttgtgattgagggaactaatatctcattaaattcaaaaattaatactagcccttgatttttttgatcttgtggctattatttgttctctagttatatggttaagaggtgtttgccatagatcatgaccctatatatatatatatatatatatatatatatatatatggtgctgttaggttgagattatttagctaaattgagaaatgagatgcaatctcagccactaatccacaagattaacgacatgtcaacagctatcacattatgtcaacacgggggtataagtgtcatttcgtgttttaatgtgtctgattgttgacatggcttggatgtctagttgacatgacttataattgttgttgacatggtttctatgtgcagttgacatggttgtacgtgtagttgacatggcttgtaacacagttgacatggctagtacgtgtagttgacacgatatgtaccgtagttgacatgacatgtatgtgccgttgacacgatatgcaccatagttgACATAGTGTCACCAGCttatatatcaaatgtcaacaacttatagtaaaatgtcaacaacttgtatatcaaatgtcaataagacattaattaataaatttctaaaacaaatcttcaaaaatatcattaataAAAACTGTAAAATTAGGGGCAAAAAGACAAATAAGCACTAATTTATCGGTTAATTTGTAATAAATGAATTTTACTTGAACCGACAAACATTAGGGGATTGGCACAAATCTGGGATCCCAATTTCTCTATTTCATCTAAATCATTTTATCTTGAAGATAGCTAATCACCTGCTGAAATGGAGTCGGCGGGAGAAACTAAATCGATTGCAATCGATAGCATCATTCCGCTGGAAGACGCCGGCCTTGAGGACAGTTCCCTACCGCCGGATTCCATCAGGGAGGCATTTTGGAAGGCAGCCTCAGCCGTGAGATCGATCGTTTCGGACGAAGGCGGATGCGTGGAAGATCCATGGGAAGAGTCCTCCTACGAGGGCTGCGTGGTGGAGAAAGGCGGCGGATGGACGGAGGCGGCGGGAGATagagtggtggtggtgggggatGCGGAAGAGAAAGTGGATGACTATGTGATTTGGGATATAGGTCCATGATCTAATTGATTAGGTTGTTTGAAATCTGTAATTTGAAATCTTTTTTTGCCGAAACCGATTCGGCGACGGGGGAGACTTTGACGAGCGGAGTGGGGGTCCAGACGGTGGTATCGTGGCGGAGGGCGGTGGAGGAGACGGCGAGGCCGCGGAGGAGGAGATGGCGAGGCCGCGGCGGAGAAGACGGCGGAGAGGTGGTGAAGGGCGGTGGATTTAGCGTTCACAGCAAATTGGAAGATCCCTTGTGAAATCataattagaatataaaattaccACTATGcccttttataattaattaatctaaaaatattttttgtgtggtaaaatctggaccactcatttaatagaaatgagtggctgagattacatctcatttctcaattaacctaaaaaatctcaattgatcatggacctatatatatatatatatatagggttttgatctatgcaaaactagatttaaatacagaaacgcagaacaatatcataattaggtcacttttaggtcataattaggtaatttttaggtcatgctaacaaagcatgacctaaaacgatcttagcatgacattaaacccaaatattataatatgacctaaaattgcttaattatgaccttccgtgtttttagttaattattgaccattagatcatctaatcctagggccaagatttggtctgcatttctggatttaaacacatacttattttgatcatctccctatatatatatatatatatatatagggtcttgttaggttgagattttttagcttaattgagaattgagatgcattttcagccactcattttgaaatgtcaactacaagtagattatgtcaactaaggggtattatcgtcatttcatttcaatagccagaatatcaaatgtcaacaactcgtattaaaatgtcaacaactaaaaaaaatttaattttttttattttttaaattttttttaattttttttaattttttttaattttttttaaaattttcgcgcgatgtcaactactgagacattatgtcaactacgatgtgtagtctgcacatcaaatgtcaatagctctgcacatcaaatgtcaacagcttataattgacattatatatgtgtagttgacatgaattgtatatgtagttgacattatatgtgtgtagttgacatgaattgtatatgtagttgacattacatgtgtgtagttgacatgaattgtatatgtagttgacaaaaaaaaataataaataaataaaataaataaaaaataaaaaatcgaaaaaaaataatttttttttaaaaaaaatatatttattaaataaaatatatgatgaaattacaaatatgccctttcacaattaattaatgtaaaaatattttccatgtggcaaattctagaccactcatttaataaaaatgagtggcttataatgcatctcaattctcaattaggctaaaaaatctcaattgatcacgaccctatatatatatatatatatatatatatatatatatatatatatatatatatatatatcgtaTAGGATGCTACTACTATTTCGTGGTATCATAAAATACGAGGAATGACGCCACAATTTATTTGACATATGACAATGGTTGAAGTAGCAATATTTAAATATGACGAATTTATATATGACATATGTTTAAGAGTCTTAattactaccaaaaatggtgCCATAAACGATTTCATATAGCATGACATTTGACAAAGAAAATGTTTCTAATTGTAATGTAACGTTAGAAGTTGTGGACTCTTCTCATGATCATACACTATTTACGTAGTCCTAGTACCAATCGGAATTAATATGATAACAAAATCCaaacatttaaaaataaaattaaaagaaataaattccACACAACTGCAATACGTTGATCCTAAGAAGGCTAAGCTCAAAACATAGCTCGGAGAGGCCCACTATGTAGCCCAAAACAAGAATTAGAAATTGCATTAgacaaaattcaatttttattattactactatgttTTTCCAGTCtcttatattatcatttatctaattatagttataatacAACTAAAATGGTACTCCCTCCTTTTCATAAATTTTGTCGCACTCTAATCGgatacgggttttaagaaatgtaatggaaagtgagttgaaaaagttagtggaatgtggattctacttttatatattaattttataataaaatatgaacttGAATTAGATAGTAGAATAcgaggtccactacaaaaaatgttaaaaaattaaatatgataaattctatgggacggacgaaaaggAAAAAAGTGACAAACTTTACGGATTGACGGagtagaaaataataaaaaatagaatttgGTGTTCCGAAAAGTAATTAATTTCATTGTGTGCATGAATGCACCAAAGGggggaaataaaagaaaaaagggttACGTCTTATGATTAGATAGcacttttattttcttgaatATCAAAATCCTATTATTTTGAGCTCTAAAacaaagaaaagtaaaaaacaaaaaagtgtAAAGATATTTGAACGTATATAAAGAATAATTATCCCTAAGATAGCAAACTAtacacattaattaattattgatgaattggttatatatatatagatcaTGATCATCCAAGCCTAACAAAGAAGATACTAAGCTCGGGTCCGGTATTCCCATCCGGGCTGACCATGTACAGCGTCTCAGAGTCGTTGGACCCCACAACCCGGTCGAAATGGGCCCTCACGTAGGCCATCTCCCCGTCGGGCCCCTCCTCCTGGGAGCGGCCCGGCAGGACCCCGGCCCCCATGGAGACCGCCCTGAGGAGCTCCATGACCTGGAGATCCTCGTCCGCGGCCTCCCTCTTGACGGCATAACCGCTCTTCTTCCCGTTGCAGAACATCGTCCACAGCGGCTCCTCCAGCAGCTCGTCCTCGTCCGCCCTCGTCCGCTTCTCGCACTCCAGCGCGATCCTCACCATCCCGGCCGCCATCTCCCTCTGCAGCGCCTGTGTCTGCATCGCCAGCTCCACCACCGCCGTCGGCAGCGTCCGCGGGTTCTCCTGGATGGAGAAGCTCACGCGCCCCTTCCGGTACCCGAACAGCGTCCCCGTCACGCGGCTCTCGTCCGTGATCCGCA from Salvia splendens isolate huo1 chromosome 15, SspV2, whole genome shotgun sequence encodes the following:
- the LOC121767968 gene encoding monothiol glutaredoxin-S2-like, coding for MDTIVKLGSESPVVIFSKSNCCMSHTIDTLIRGYGANPRVYELDRMDEGDKMEKELMALGCNPSVPAVFINKEFVGGSNEVMSLNIRGKLKPLLIKANAIWV
- the LOC121766827 gene encoding uncharacterized protein LOC121766827, translated to MESAGETKSIAIDSIIPLEDAGLEDSSLPPDSIREAFWKAASAVRSIVSDEGGCVEDPWEESSYEGCVVEKGGGWTEAAGDRVVVVGDAEEKVDDYVIWDIGP
- the LOC121767871 gene encoding protein MIZU-KUSSEI 1-like, which encodes MEDPTAPPPSPPPSPQPPLISLLQPSVKKKNKPGRFLRVFRNVFRSFPIIAPVCRFPALGPGSGPGLPDLRITDESRVTGTLFGYRKGRVSFSIQENPRTLPTAVVELAMQTQALQREMAAGMVRIALECEKRTRADEDELLEEPLWTMFCNGKKSGYAVKREAADEDLQVMELLRAVSMGAGVLPGRSQEEGPDGEMAYVRAHFDRVVGSNDSETLYMVSPDGNTGPELSIFFVRLG